A genome region from Deinococcus sp. KNUC1210 includes the following:
- a CDS encoding ABC transporter ATP-binding protein: MLELRGITKRFPGVTANDAVSLHINAGEVLALLGENGAGKSTLISIMYGLYRPDEGELLLNGQRVSVTSPAHALRLGIGLVPQHPMLVSRHTVAENLALGAGSVLFPARGIRGRIAELSGRYGLAVNPDARISTLAPGEKQRVEILRSLLRGAGVLILDEPTSVLTPQEAEGLFRVMRELRNDGKSLVFISHKLEEVLSVCDRVTVLRRGKVVGHADTINSTKESLAELMVGKSVNFERKRGDAVIEGAPLLTVTGLSAQNSRGLPALKDVNFTLRRGEVIGVAGVAGNGQSELIEVLSGLLAPSAGTMVLDGKALAGTPAELFSRGVAHIPEDRIHMGTVPSMTVSENMALREYQQPPYSSGLMRNLKAQDERAEREVKAYQIATPSIHTTSRLLSGGNIQKVILARELAGNPQLILAVHPTYGLDIGATDQVHTVLLQKTESGAGVLIVSEDLEELMSLSDRIAVLYHGELLGPYPVQDVTRERLGLLMTGGSGAAHGTGGGDLSEARPTPAGLPGGLA; this comes from the coding sequence GTGCTCGAACTGAGGGGAATCACCAAACGCTTTCCCGGCGTGACGGCCAACGACGCGGTCAGCCTGCACATCAACGCGGGTGAAGTGCTGGCGCTGCTCGGCGAGAACGGTGCGGGCAAAAGTACGCTGATCTCGATCATGTATGGTCTGTACCGCCCCGACGAGGGTGAACTGCTGCTGAACGGGCAGCGTGTGAGTGTGACCTCGCCCGCCCACGCCCTGCGGCTGGGCATCGGGCTGGTGCCGCAGCATCCGATGCTGGTGTCCCGGCACACCGTCGCAGAAAATCTGGCGCTGGGTGCAGGGTCGGTGCTGTTTCCGGCCAGGGGCATTCGCGGGCGCATTGCCGAACTCAGCGGCCGGTACGGTTTGGCGGTCAATCCCGATGCCCGCATCAGTACGCTGGCTCCCGGCGAAAAACAGCGGGTCGAAATTCTGCGCTCGCTGCTGCGCGGCGCAGGCGTGCTGATTCTGGATGAGCCGACCAGCGTGCTGACTCCGCAGGAAGCCGAGGGGCTCTTCCGGGTGATGCGCGAACTGAGAAACGACGGCAAATCGCTGGTGTTCATCTCGCACAAGCTCGAAGAGGTGCTGAGCGTGTGCGACCGCGTAACGGTGCTGCGCCGGGGCAAGGTGGTGGGCCACGCCGACACCATCAACTCGACCAAAGAGAGTCTGGCCGAGCTGATGGTGGGAAAGAGCGTGAATTTCGAGCGCAAGCGCGGTGACGCCGTGATAGAGGGTGCGCCGCTGCTGACCGTCACCGGGCTGAGTGCCCAGAACAGCCGGGGTCTGCCCGCGCTGAAGGACGTGAATTTTACGCTGCGGCGCGGCGAGGTCATCGGAGTGGCGGGCGTGGCGGGCAACGGACAGAGCGAGCTGATCGAGGTGCTGTCGGGCCTGCTCGCGCCGAGCGCCGGAACGATGGTGCTGGACGGGAAAGCGCTGGCGGGCACGCCTGCCGAGCTGTTTTCCCGTGGCGTGGCGCATATTCCCGAAGACCGCATTCATATGGGAACGGTGCCCAGCATGACCGTTTCCGAGAATATGGCGCTGCGCGAGTACCAGCAGCCGCCCTACAGCAGCGGCCTGATGCGGAATCTGAAGGCGCAGGACGAGCGTGCCGAGCGCGAGGTAAAGGCCTACCAGATCGCCACGCCCAGCATTCACACCACCTCGCGGCTGCTGTCGGGCGGCAACATCCAGAAGGTCATTCTGGCGCGTGAGCTGGCCGGAAATCCGCAGCTGATCCTGGCAGTGCACCCGACCTATGGCCTGGATATCGGGGCCACCGATCAGGTGCATACCGTGCTGCTGCAAAAGACCGAGAGCGGGGCGGGCGTGCTGATCGTGTCCGAGGACCTGGAGGAACTGATGAGTCTGTCTGACCGGATTGCCGTGCTGTATCACGGAGAACTGCTGGGGCCGTATCCGGTACAGGACGTGACCCGTGAACGCCTGGGCCTGCTGATGACCGGCGGCAGCGGAGCGGCGCACGGCACAGGCGGCGGCGACCTCAGTGAAGCGCGGCCTACGCCAGCCGGACTGCCAGGGGGGCTGGCTTGA
- a CDS encoding ABC transporter permease produces MIRLVQLASPGRYRPLWVSLGALVVALLIAGIIFATYGVSPLEAYGSMLQGTLLDPQGRAEVLRRAAPLLLTGAGLTLAFRAQFFNIGAEGQIVIGAIFAGGVALFTPLPGLLMPIGMFVAGFVGGGLYALLAAWLRTRLRVNEILSTLMLNYVATYLMIYLIAGPWKGKNVRGFITSDTFPAQGQLATFPGTQVGIATVVLGVVLAVGLQILLSRTTRGFELRVVGENPGAARYAGISVARVVTFMALITGGMAGLAGAGEVAGIHHKLLEPGQISAGYGFTAIIVAWLARGNPALCLVTSLLMGVILAGGDVLKINLNMPFRIVDVFSGVMLLTLIASEIFVRYRVKWGR; encoded by the coding sequence TTGATCCGGCTGGTACAGCTTGCCAGCCCCGGGCGCTACCGCCCGCTGTGGGTATCGCTGGGTGCACTGGTGGTGGCGCTGCTGATCGCGGGCATCATCTTCGCGACCTACGGAGTTTCGCCGCTGGAGGCTTACGGCAGCATGCTTCAGGGCACCCTGCTCGATCCGCAGGGGAGAGCAGAGGTGCTGCGCCGGGCCGCCCCACTGCTGCTGACCGGCGCGGGCCTGACGCTGGCCTTCCGGGCGCAGTTCTTCAACATCGGTGCAGAGGGGCAGATCGTGATCGGGGCGATCTTTGCGGGAGGGGTGGCGCTGTTCACTCCGCTGCCCGGCCTGCTGATGCCCATCGGCATGTTCGTGGCAGGCTTCGTGGGCGGCGGACTCTATGCGCTGCTGGCCGCGTGGCTGCGAACCCGCCTCAGGGTCAACGAGATTCTCTCCACGCTGATGCTCAACTACGTCGCCACCTACCTGATGATCTATCTGATCGCCGGGCCGTGGAAAGGCAAGAACGTGCGCGGCTTCATCACCTCCGACACCTTCCCGGCGCAGGGGCAGCTCGCCACCTTTCCCGGCACCCAGGTCGGCATCGCCACGGTGGTGCTGGGTGTGGTCCTCGCGGTCGGTCTTCAGATTCTGCTGTCACGCACCACGCGGGGTTTCGAGCTGCGCGTGGTGGGCGAGAACCCCGGCGCGGCCCGGTACGCGGGCATCAGCGTGGCGCGGGTCGTCACCTTCATGGCCCTGATTACCGGCGGCATGGCAGGGCTGGCGGGCGCGGGTGAAGTGGCGGGCATCCATCACAAGCTGCTGGAACCGGGCCAGATCTCGGCCGGGTACGGCTTTACCGCCATCATCGTGGCGTGGCTGGCGCGTGGCAACCCGGCGCTGTGTCTGGTCACGTCGCTGCTGATGGGCGTGATTCTGGCGGGCGGCGACGTGCTGAAGATCAACCTGAACATGCCCTTCCGCATCGTGGACGTCTTTTCCGGTGTGATGCTGCTGACGCTGATCGCCTCCGAGATCTTCGTGCGTTACCGGGTGAAATGGGGCAGATAG
- a CDS encoding SDR family oxidoreductase, whose protein sequence is MAKTMLVVGAGEGIGLAVARRFQAAGFLIALSARNLARIEADARELGGHAYAADAGDFDAVRGVVAQAERDLGGLDVLVYNVAVPNWKPASEVSTEELLHDFRANVGGAHAAILAALPSLKARGGSVLLTGGGLALYPGAQAGSLAVGKAGLRSLARSLHAELGAQGVHVGTVTVMGLVADDQPITAAGVADAFWMLYQDRAAEVQYRG, encoded by the coding sequence ATGGCAAAAACGATGCTGGTCGTCGGCGCAGGTGAGGGCATCGGGCTGGCTGTGGCTCGCCGGTTTCAGGCAGCGGGTTTTCTGATCGCGCTGTCGGCCAGAAATCTGGCCCGCATCGAGGCCGATGCCCGGGAGTTGGGCGGGCATGCCTACGCTGCCGATGCGGGCGATTTTGACGCTGTGCGCGGGGTGGTGGCGCAGGCAGAGCGCGATCTGGGTGGGCTGGACGTGCTGGTGTACAACGTGGCCGTGCCCAACTGGAAGCCTGCCAGCGAGGTGAGCACCGAAGAGCTGCTGCACGACTTCCGGGCGAATGTGGGCGGCGCACACGCGGCGATTCTGGCGGCGCTGCCCAGCCTGAAAGCGCGTGGCGGCTCGGTCCTGCTGACCGGAGGCGGACTGGCGCTGTATCCGGGGGCGCAGGCCGGATCGCTGGCGGTGGGAAAAGCAGGTCTGCGCTCGCTGGCCCGCAGTCTGCACGCCGAACTGGGGGCGCAGGGCGTACATGTCGGCACGGTCACGGTGATGGGACTGGTGGCCGACGATCAGCCGATCACGGCAGCGGGTGTGGCCGACGCCTTCTGGATGCTGTATCAGGACCGTGCCGCCGAGGTGCAGTACCGGGGCTGA